From a region of the Lactuca sativa cultivar Salinas chromosome 4, Lsat_Salinas_v11, whole genome shotgun sequence genome:
- the LOC111897667 gene encoding uncharacterized protein LOC111897667: MDVVDDHLFRNGIDQTYTNWNKHGETKEPPRSYVYEHNFYMDTSNDVDSTNMNTELPTDAVETVEMVEVVEENFIGNPDKFRELIEDAKKPLYTGCHNFTKLSAIIQLLNLKKGNEMYSSTYEVKKAFKAMGSGYTKIHACVNNYILYRNEYTDLAACPTCGKSRWKYFPIIPHFKRLFQSKTTAKDLTWHAIERMVDVGVLSHPADSPAWAAIDDKYPDFSSDPRNLRLGISADGVDVNRGNMSHSVWPVLTVIYNLPPWLFETYDAYAQEHYKLRAIVLWTINDYHALGTLSGCPYSSFQGCVVCGEDTHCIRLPELHKQSYVGHRRFLPYDHPFRRQKKAFNGQQEFSPSPVPMNGDEIYNRVKFIINKWGKVNKGKETEIQQSTSGRGGKMNKKKRNSHQLGTSDVGQQNNTYWKKFNIWYRKLRYWPDNLVPHCIDFMHVEKNVGESLTGTIVNVPGKTKDGYKALLDLVHYGLKPKLHPQIEGNNTALPAAGCTLTKEEKDKFCETLYNLRVPQGYCSNFSSLVSVKDRKLIGLKSHDYHMLIKEIIVDELDKLQEELCVTLCLLEKHIPPSFFDVMIHLTVHLTREVKLCDPIFFRWMYPFERYMKVIKGHVRNKNTPEGCIAEENVAKETIEFFNQFLKRMDTVGISPDNHHNCGIHKGVDSSSITDDTPVSAVKSVEVSAELFSKAHFFVLQNTSEVLPYIK; the protein is encoded by the exons ATGGATGTGGTAGATGATCATCTATTCAGGAATGGAATTGATCAAACATACACAAATTGGAATAAGCATGGAGAAACAAAAGAACCACCAAGAAGTTATGTATATGAACATAATTTTTACATGGATACGTCAAACGATGTAGATTCCACAAACATGAACACAGAATTGCCAACAGATGCTGTAGAAACTGTAGAGATGGTTGAAGTTGTAGAAGAAAATTTTATTGGGAACCCTGATAAGTTTAGAGAACTGATAGAGGATGCCAAGAAGCCCTTATACACAGGGTGTCATAATTTCACAAAGTTATCTGCAATCATTCAACTACTCAACTTGAAGA AAGGAAACGAAATGTACAGTAGTACCTATGAGGTGAAAAAAGCATTTAAGGCAATGGGTTCAGGgtatactaagatacatgcatgtGTCAACAATTATATACTTTATAGAAACGAATACACAGACTTGGCAGCATGTCCTACTTGTGGTAAATCAAGATGGAAG TACTTTCCAATTATTCCGCACTTCAAGCGTCTTTTCCAGTCTAAGACAACTGCAAAAGATTTAACATGGCATGCAATAGAAAGAATGGTGGATGTCGGAGTTTTAAGTCACCCAGCTGATTCACCAGCATGGGCTGCCATTGATGACAAATATCCTGATTTTTCTAGCGACCCAAGGAATTTGCGACTAGGCATTTCGGCGGACGGGGTTGATGTTAACAGAGGAAATATGAGTCATAGTGTTTGGCCTGTTTTAACTGTCATTTACAACCTTCCACCATGGTTGT tTGAAACATACGATGCATATGCACAAGAGCATTATAAACTACGTGCAATTGTGTTATGGACTATTAATGATTATCATGCTTTGGGTACATTAAGTGGTTGCCCATATAGCAGTTTTCAAGGTTGTGTTGTGTGTGGTGAAGACACACACTGCATTAGACTCCCTGAATTGCATAAGCAGAGTTATGTTGGACATAGAAGATTTCTACCGTATGATCACCCGTTCAGAAGACAAAAGAAGGCATTCAATGGACAACAAGAGTTCTCACCCTCTCCAGTACCTATGAATGGGGACGAAATATATAACAGGgtaaaatttataattaataaatgggGAAAGGTTAATAAGGGCAAGGAGACAGAAATCCAACAATCAACAAGTGGAAGAGGTGGGAAGATGaataaaaaaaagagaaattCACACCAACTGGGTACTTCAGATGTGGGCCAGCAAAATAATACATACTGGAAGAAATTCAATATATGGTATAGAAAATTAAGGTATTGGCCCGACAATTTGGTTCCACATTGTATAGATTTTATGCATGTGGAAAAGAACGTGGGTGAGAGTTTAACAGGAACTATTGTGAACGTTCCTGGGAAGACTAAAGATGGTTATAAAGCTCTATTGGATTTGGTTCATTATGGTTTAAAACCAAAGCTGCATCCTCAGATAGAAGGGAACAACACAGCACTTCCCGCAGCAGGTTGTACATTGACAAAAGAGGAAAAAGACAAATTCTGTGAAACTTTATACAACTTAAGGGTTCCTCAAGGGTATTGTTCTAATTTTTCTAGTTTGGTGAGTGTAAAGGATAGAAAGTTGATCGGGCTAAAATCACATGACTATCACATGCTCAT CAAAGAAATCATAGTGGATGAGCTTGATAAGTTGCAAGAGGAGTTATGTGTAACCTTATGTCTTCTTGAGAAACACATTCCACCATCATTTTTTGATGTGATGATTCATTTAACCGTTCATCTCACTAGGGAAGTAAAATTATGTGATCCAATATTCTTTAGATGGATGTACCCATTCGAAAGGTATATGAAGGTTATTAAGGGGCACGTGCGAAACAAAAATACACCAGAAGGATGCATTGCAGAAGAGAATGTTGCGAAAGAGACAATTGAGTTTTTTAATCAATTCCTTAAAAGGATGGATACTGTTGGCATTTCACCTGACAATCATCACAATTGTGGAATTCATAAAGGTGTAGATAGTAGCTCTATTACGGACGATACTCCTGTATCAGCTGTTAAATCGGTAGAAGTTTCTGCAGAACTATTCAGCAAAGCACATTTCTTTGTATTGCAAAATACATCTGAAGTACTCCCATATATCAAGTAA